The following proteins come from a genomic window of Ilumatobacter coccineus YM16-304:
- a CDS encoding 2Fe-2S iron-sulfur cluster-binding protein encodes MGIIENSSDVAPTKGVSRRRFLGAVVAAPTLTAVAILHDGAPAKAGLFDGLDDVLGGLVPDIGLPDVSDVVDLGDLLILAEYPYRYNLLIEVTTDNTVRLELPRLEKGQGITTACAVILADEIGARLDDTVVDLSDARLDRPFTITGSSHNVRAFWEPIRTLAAGLRARLVTAAANVWGADPFSLTTADTHVVHPDGRTLTFGELSAAAAQIVQVSTNAAPKGDDEYQIIGTRRGRVDALDIVTGAADYALDLPIAGSPAIIARSPDIGGTVASFDDTAALAMPGVIAITEVPSGIAVVARTFHEAFEAKARLDITWNPGPLASTSDADLRQTLKQAPSVPVTPGGLFTKVIDAEFEYPYLSHSPMEVMSAVADVRADSAEVWFASQSPVIALQSIAAAIGMSQTSVTLHVPRSGGSFGRRLFFEPAVEAAQISQAVGQPVKLMWTRNDDLRSGRFRPMSINRIRARVSRGKVLSFDHRMKAAETDFRHGFGEALTAAGSDVGAVAIGQSIFHTTVSVPYDFGVTTQLLTEVELPVPTSSWRSIYSGHVVTSNEIMVDRIAASIGRDPVEFRRDKLSDERAIAVLDRAAAEADWGKPMPAGVAQGVGVHVEYRSFAAYVVEIDTNGVEPRVTKVTVAVDVGRAINPSGLEAQLQGVVSDAITAMLRAGNRLDDGRIREGSYGDFLWARMKHAPVTVDVHIMEPNDEPGGAGELGFPTCAAAIVNAYSRATGEQPTVFPIGRPDPDPLPATLPPSGDAPSSIVPVTVNGTTTDVETQEGAPALYLMRDVLGVTGPKYGCGVGVCGACTSHKDGEAFRPCVTSVGDCAGSDITTIEGLAAEGELHPVQQAWIDEDVAQCGFCQPGQIMTAVALIAANPDPSDADIDAAMSDNVCRCGTYPRIRKAIKRAAAAMNAG; translated from the coding sequence ATGGGCATCATCGAGAACTCGTCCGACGTCGCACCGACGAAGGGGGTGTCTCGACGACGATTCCTCGGAGCGGTCGTGGCAGCACCGACGCTCACTGCGGTGGCCATCCTCCACGACGGCGCACCTGCCAAGGCCGGTCTGTTCGACGGTCTCGACGACGTGCTCGGTGGCCTGGTTCCCGACATCGGTCTGCCCGACGTGTCGGACGTGGTCGACCTCGGCGACCTGCTGATCCTCGCCGAGTACCCGTATCGCTACAACCTGTTGATCGAGGTCACCACCGACAACACGGTGCGTCTCGAACTCCCGCGCCTCGAGAAGGGGCAGGGGATCACCACGGCGTGCGCGGTCATCCTGGCCGACGAGATCGGCGCGCGACTCGACGACACGGTGGTCGACCTCTCGGATGCTCGCCTCGACCGACCGTTCACCATCACCGGTTCGTCGCACAACGTCCGAGCCTTCTGGGAACCGATTCGGACGCTCGCTGCCGGGTTGCGTGCCCGTCTCGTCACGGCGGCGGCCAACGTCTGGGGCGCCGACCCGTTCAGCCTCACCACCGCCGACACGCACGTCGTGCACCCGGACGGGCGAACGCTGACGTTCGGTGAGCTCAGCGCGGCCGCCGCGCAGATCGTCCAGGTGTCGACCAACGCGGCGCCCAAGGGCGACGACGAGTACCAGATCATCGGAACCCGGCGAGGTCGGGTCGACGCGCTCGACATCGTCACCGGCGCCGCCGACTACGCACTCGATCTCCCCATCGCAGGTTCGCCGGCGATCATCGCTCGGTCGCCTGACATCGGCGGCACCGTCGCCTCGTTCGACGACACCGCCGCGCTGGCGATGCCCGGCGTGATCGCCATCACCGAGGTGCCGTCGGGCATCGCCGTGGTGGCGCGTACGTTCCACGAGGCGTTCGAAGCAAAGGCCCGCCTCGACATCACGTGGAACCCGGGCCCCCTGGCGTCGACGTCCGACGCCGATCTCCGACAGACGCTGAAGCAGGCACCGAGCGTCCCCGTCACCCCGGGCGGTCTGTTCACGAAGGTCATCGACGCCGAGTTCGAGTACCCGTATCTCTCGCACTCGCCGATGGAGGTGATGTCGGCCGTCGCCGACGTGCGCGCCGACTCCGCCGAAGTGTGGTTCGCATCCCAGTCACCGGTGATCGCGTTGCAGAGCATCGCGGCAGCGATCGGCATGAGCCAGACGTCGGTGACGTTGCACGTGCCGCGTTCGGGTGGGTCGTTCGGGCGACGCCTGTTCTTCGAGCCGGCGGTCGAAGCCGCCCAGATCTCGCAGGCGGTCGGCCAACCCGTGAAGCTGATGTGGACGCGCAACGACGATCTCCGCAGCGGTCGCTTCCGCCCGATGTCGATCAACCGGATTCGCGCCCGCGTCTCACGCGGCAAGGTGCTGTCGTTCGATCACCGGATGAAGGCGGCCGAGACCGACTTTCGCCACGGCTTCGGTGAGGCGCTCACGGCAGCCGGTTCCGATGTCGGCGCGGTCGCCATCGGTCAGTCGATCTTCCACACGACGGTGAGCGTGCCGTACGACTTCGGTGTGACGACGCAACTCCTCACCGAGGTGGAGTTGCCGGTGCCGACGAGCAGTTGGCGGTCGATCTATTCGGGCCACGTCGTGACCTCGAACGAGATCATGGTCGACCGGATCGCGGCATCGATCGGACGTGACCCGGTCGAGTTCCGTCGTGACAAGCTGTCCGACGAGCGGGCGATCGCGGTGCTCGACCGAGCCGCCGCCGAAGCCGACTGGGGCAAGCCGATGCCCGCTGGCGTCGCCCAGGGAGTCGGCGTGCACGTCGAGTACCGCTCGTTCGCGGCCTACGTCGTCGAGATCGACACGAACGGCGTCGAGCCGCGCGTCACCAAGGTGACCGTTGCGGTCGATGTCGGCCGGGCGATCAACCCGTCGGGTCTCGAAGCGCAGCTGCAAGGCGTGGTCAGCGACGCGATCACGGCGATGCTGCGGGCCGGTAACCGCCTCGACGACGGACGGATCCGCGAAGGCAGCTACGGCGACTTCCTGTGGGCGCGCATGAAGCACGCTCCGGTCACGGTCGACGTGCACATCATGGAGCCGAACGACGAACCTGGTGGCGCCGGCGAGCTCGGGTTCCCGACCTGCGCGGCGGCCATCGTCAACGCATACAGCCGGGCGACCGGCGAGCAGCCGACCGTGTTCCCCATCGGTCGCCCCGACCCCGACCCGCTGCCGGCGACCCTGCCGCCGAGCGGCGACGCGCCGTCGAGCATCGTGCCGGTCACGGTCAACGGCACGACCACCGACGTCGAGACTCAGGAGGGGGCACCAGCGCTCTACCTCATGCGTGACGTGCTGGGAGTGACCGGGCCGAAGTACGGGTGCGGTGTGGGCGTGTGCGGTGCGTGCACCAGCCACAAGGACGGCGAAGCGTTCCGACCGTGCGTCACGTCGGTCGGCGACTGCGCCGGCTCCGACATCACCACGATCGAAGGCCTCGCCGCCGAGGGCGAGCTGCACCCGGTGCAGCAGGCGTGGATCGACGAAGACGTCGCCCAGTGCGGCTTCTGTCAGCCCGGTCAGATCATGACCGCGGTGGCGCTGATCGCTGCCAACCCCGATCCGTCCGACGCTGACATCGACGCGGCGATGTCCGACAACGTGTGTCGATGCGGCACGTATCCCCGGATCCGCAAGGCGATCAAGCGTGCGGCCGCAGCGATGAACGCCGGCTGA
- a CDS encoding HNH endonuclease signature motif containing protein has translation MQDDFDASPFDRVERLLAVESAPPSLSPSRDSCDSVAEGVFETIIDSAITQPDAVVDGELRALELAHRRTAAEMLARVLAADARGLPAADGHRTLTSYLRATFNWSSTETKRWLRLARAADGIPGVGDALAVGRIGLPQVEAFARAFANPRVRHALHELAPTLVRHAEQLKYSDFEAVMAHVVAIADDDGAEQRDDRAIEHRQATVVDADGSLFMKVTGGDAMATATLIAIVDRFVEREFAADVETRRAEHGDDIAGVPLPRTDAHRRHDAIHAAFELANQALDDELAITRTDPLIDLVIDDATFGRAFVDFGLATDFDLDGNPIDPFTGLAEPTDLLADLVEHPDELLGRRCETSNGVPLRPRHVVQAALAGHVRRVVADADGHVIDYGRKQRLFTGPARHAAMVLLRTCEHPGCELRSTSCEIDHGIEWNELGTTDQANAGVRCGPHNRGKHRNRWRTRTSTAGRHHTVRADGSIMLPAGCRVPELVDETDEPAELARLAELARTRVGELTR, from the coding sequence ATGCAGGACGACTTCGACGCCTCGCCGTTCGATCGAGTCGAACGCCTGCTCGCCGTCGAGTCGGCGCCACCCTCACTGTCTCCGAGTCGCGACTCGTGCGACTCCGTTGCCGAGGGGGTGTTCGAGACGATCATCGACTCGGCAATCACCCAGCCCGACGCGGTCGTCGACGGCGAATTACGAGCGCTCGAATTGGCGCATCGTCGCACCGCCGCCGAGATGTTGGCCCGAGTGCTGGCGGCCGATGCCCGGGGCCTCCCGGCCGCCGACGGACACCGCACGCTCACGTCGTACCTGCGAGCGACGTTCAACTGGTCGAGTACCGAGACCAAGCGGTGGCTTCGTCTGGCGCGAGCGGCCGATGGCATCCCCGGCGTCGGCGACGCGCTCGCGGTCGGTCGCATCGGTCTCCCCCAGGTCGAGGCATTCGCTCGTGCCTTCGCCAATCCACGAGTACGTCATGCGCTACACGAACTCGCCCCGACGCTGGTGCGACATGCCGAGCAGTTGAAGTACTCCGATTTCGAAGCGGTCATGGCGCACGTCGTGGCCATCGCCGACGACGACGGCGCGGAGCAACGTGACGATCGAGCGATCGAGCACCGCCAGGCCACGGTGGTCGATGCCGACGGCTCGTTGTTCATGAAGGTCACGGGCGGCGACGCCATGGCGACGGCGACGCTCATCGCCATCGTCGACCGATTCGTCGAGCGCGAGTTCGCCGCCGACGTCGAGACTCGACGCGCCGAGCACGGCGACGACATCGCAGGCGTTCCGCTCCCACGCACCGACGCCCATCGCCGCCACGACGCGATCCACGCAGCGTTCGAGTTGGCCAACCAAGCACTCGACGACGAGCTCGCCATCACGCGAACCGACCCGTTGATCGACCTCGTCATCGACGACGCGACGTTCGGACGGGCCTTCGTCGATTTCGGACTGGCGACCGACTTCGATCTCGACGGCAACCCGATCGATCCCTTCACCGGTCTGGCCGAACCCACCGATCTGCTCGCAGATCTCGTCGAGCATCCCGACGAACTCCTCGGCCGACGATGCGAGACGAGCAACGGCGTACCACTGCGCCCCCGACACGTGGTGCAGGCGGCGCTCGCCGGTCACGTGCGCCGGGTGGTGGCCGACGCCGACGGTCACGTCATCGACTACGGACGCAAGCAGCGGCTGTTCACCGGGCCGGCCAGGCACGCGGCGATGGTGCTGCTGCGCACCTGCGAGCATCCGGGGTGCGAGTTGCGGTCGACATCGTGCGAGATCGATCACGGCATCGAGTGGAACGAACTCGGCACGACCGATCAGGCCAACGCCGGCGTCCGATGCGGCCCACACAACCGCGGGAAGCATCGAAACCGATGGCGAACCCGGACCTCCACCGCCGGCCGACACCACACGGTCCGAGCCGATGGCTCGATCATGTTGCCGGCGGGCTGCAGAGTGCCCGAACTCGTCGACGAGACCGACGAACCTGCCGAACTCGCGCGCCTCGCCGAACTCGCGCGCACACGCGTCGGCGAGCTCACTCGATGA
- a CDS encoding NDMA-dependent alcohol dehydrogenase — MQTKAAILWEVNKPWSVEDIELDDPKEGEVAVKLAASGMCHSDEHLVTGDLPFELPIIGGHEGAGVVTKVGPGVSWLEEGDHVVFGFIPSCGRCPSCSTGHQNLCDLGAIMGAGLQASDMTSRHHSTSGEDLKLMCMLGTFAHDTVVNEASCIKIEKDVPLDRACLLGCGVVTGWGSSVYAAEVSPGDVVAVVGVGGIGANAIQGAKLAGAKQIWAIDPVESKREKAMEFGATHTAASMAEAMEPLGAASWGTMANKVILTMGVGSGELMAEALGLAAKRGRVVVTNIHPAMEMSANMSLLDLTLMEKQVVGSLFGSGNPRADIPKLLSLYREGQLDLDGLVTKEYSLDGVNDGYDDMRAGKNIRGVMVYN, encoded by the coding sequence ATGCAGACCAAGGCCGCAATTCTCTGGGAAGTCAACAAGCCGTGGAGCGTCGAAGACATCGAACTCGACGACCCGAAGGAAGGGGAGGTCGCGGTCAAGCTCGCTGCCTCCGGCATGTGCCACTCCGACGAGCACCTCGTCACCGGTGACCTGCCGTTCGAGCTGCCGATCATCGGTGGTCACGAGGGTGCCGGTGTGGTCACCAAGGTCGGGCCCGGTGTGAGCTGGCTCGAAGAGGGCGATCACGTCGTGTTCGGATTCATCCCGTCGTGTGGCCGTTGCCCCAGCTGTTCGACCGGTCACCAGAACCTCTGTGACCTGGGCGCCATCATGGGTGCAGGCCTTCAGGCCTCCGACATGACCTCGCGTCATCACAGCACCAGCGGTGAGGACCTGAAACTGATGTGCATGCTCGGCACGTTCGCTCACGACACCGTCGTCAACGAGGCGAGCTGCATCAAGATCGAGAAAGACGTCCCGCTCGACCGCGCATGCCTGCTCGGCTGTGGTGTCGTGACCGGTTGGGGTTCGTCGGTGTACGCCGCCGAGGTGAGCCCTGGCGACGTGGTCGCCGTGGTGGGTGTTGGCGGCATCGGCGCCAACGCGATCCAGGGTGCCAAGCTCGCCGGTGCCAAGCAGATCTGGGCGATCGACCCGGTCGAGTCGAAGCGTGAGAAGGCGATGGAGTTCGGTGCCACGCACACCGCAGCGTCGATGGCCGAGGCGATGGAGCCGCTCGGTGCCGCGTCGTGGGGCACGATGGCCAACAAGGTCATCCTCACCATGGGCGTCGGTTCGGGTGAGCTGATGGCCGAGGCACTCGGGCTCGCCGCCAAGCGCGGTCGCGTCGTGGTCACCAACATCCACCCGGCGATGGAGATGTCGGCCAACATGAGCCTGCTCGACCTGACCCTCATGGAGAAGCAGGTCGTCGGTTCGCTGTTCGGCTCGGGCAACCCGCGTGCCGACATCCCGAAGCTGCTCAGCCTCTACCGCGAGGGTCAGCTCGACCTCGACGGACTCGTCACCAAGGAGTACTCGCTCGACGGTGTGAACGACGGCTACGACGACATGCGGGCTGGCAAGAACATCCGCGGCGTCATGGTCTACAACTGA